From Eriocheir sinensis breed Jianghai 21 chromosome 16, ASM2467909v1, whole genome shotgun sequence, a single genomic window includes:
- the LOC126999396 gene encoding serine-rich adhesin for platelets-like isoform X1 gives MLPSSGYFRGIACPAHSRGACRRPYCHFRHDVKERIVSSSSSSSSTSSQVVTPSAAPEETNADEGKKQQPLEDTDMRRDFLELNRAALGLAPTASPVKQGQEPQQEQQPQQQEQQPQQQEQQQPEPHTSQPVMATETVPKSELLQQLMSEALKKVLAENPTLASTVDASAIRIGIDPITHESPEGSKTKKLYPRPPDTPSYNPTPIRELKKRKKSVDGESSLAYNPTTLSSLREAKGNGEEEDGAVMGEFSSSDSEEVEEKHDDFDLLEEVLAEHSMNNKVKVKKKRVKELGKLQYSLSNTDKKTVDNNVLIADAKKLTDKEVKRYEVSQPESVNKVITDGPYFLPPSPIFTSSSDGFEAFNSRASYQEEEEEKEKEEKESVPDKPAPQTEPTKTNSEATVDKNTTPKQSQEPSKPSSQPPSEKKAPKATGHTHLPKLLPTLDAPKLARPNVRNWIPLVRNSIPAPDVTKSNDHLDEILNMMDGDNTSNKRKSKESENQTSQKDSEIVRPRKKYKVDLNKEIESLTNPAVDQVKEAVTPEKDATNHQTESTNSVDGDEKQSTKEKDEGEETQPEPKEKEATKKTSTKDSEDKEKGSESEAASESENSDEDSHTEESEEDSKHRRARHKKKRKRSRSSSSDVDYSRHRRKKRKRSHKRHRKRSKRSRKRRDSTSSLSDQSKDSEEEKDEEEEEEEEEEDEVDKDDSEEEEEDDDDKKDEEKKDESKEGSNSDDKDSNDEVDHKKLKRHRRKLKHYRKSKHKKSRRKAKRKRRKSYSRSRSSSGSRDSSRSRSRSRSSSKHRKKKGRSRHRSRNVSDSEERDSDQDRSRSSSRSSSRNSSRVRKGGESKEKDSSSKHKEQSKSKDEKLEEGKKGGREERKSRDRSASKSRQHSTEDSTKNHSQEDVSIPMPVDPSKIKVEKNASNTTLIPDLSKVKVEKEEESASEKSNTHGNASVHKSSDKSHEDRSKVSEKIHERRRSSAEEKRRRRSSHERKDSTESTSDKGAQRRQSSESKTSDVEASQQRKKTEERRQSIDKPKATPQISSEPSEMSMFDLVLASTKKPKPKTLMEISLFDAAANASTSDGEELSNGKGVQVDPKKKKKDSTHKSSVDSSGKSSHNSEHKSSSRTHKSSRSEKAPDSHHKPEKSESKSSHSSSKSKSSSSHHSTSTSTPKKSSSTSSSRESTSKHHSTSSSSSSSKHTDTTTTTSKNKKVSDPSRSEKDTSRHSSTSSRKHSSSSSSNTKHQDTSNSRRRSSSSSSSKHKEDKSVVSALVKTGAGREAAKKRKVLAEDDSDDGVSADDHFSNQVAAPFNMSRLTLAGDSPLPDLSVLDEIPQDDWEQMLSSETINAARETLDSDSDEVDHNDAGIMEECMKMFNEFQPGTNPLENQVLPKKIKAPTEESKEPTSALSKQRKARSSSTGNLILKKPSGSRHQRNNPMQKMVERYQKLKEELKLKEQQINHLQGASSAVSSSSTSRTSIAAASSSTHHGPASHSSSGKIKKRIAHVANVSSLLMAQGKIRNHTSSSARNKISPKVASASGVIPETTAHTVAKGGKRVAHLPKTGTLARPIIQPEHGSLVPQNIRQRYLNALIEECKKFCSEREAFNIAAAEERVCYQRTPSRMVYLNLVVNAVKRLRTQKQAGEGAQELLDQDPQLAEKMCIEEPSSSSSKPQSSPSPSSSPSSTRPHPINPNHVRLSHSTVLSSGGCRGSWSIEKSKKSASSLDAALKGETFYKHLLKYVLTEEQLGENGYPGPDPEEKGKAIVQKIDTRKKISPSALERYCDRCSVLYSVDKWGFPKSSAPCVFHWGRAYKKRKYGLFETSYSCCGGEQGSEGCSQATTHVSQNYNPKNLRGYVRTISKDMSSSNKELYALDCEMCYTTEGNELTRVTVIAWDGNVVYEQLVKPDNPILDYNTRFSGITESDMEEVTLTIRDVQAALLARFSDKTILIGHSLESDLHALKLIHNTVVDTSVVFPHKMGAPYKRALKNLAAEYLKRIIQDDVSGHDSAEDAIACLHLMQWKVKEDLKGFSK, from the exons ATGCTACCCTCCAGCGGCTACTTCAGGGGCATCGCGTGTCCTGCCCACTCGCGCGGCGCCTGTAGACGACCTTACTGCCACTTCCGCCACGACGTGAAAG aaagaattgtctcctcctcctcttcctcctcttcaacctcttcACAAGTTGTCACACCCTCAGCAGCCCCAGAGGAAACTAATGCTGATGAAGGGAAGAAGCAGCAGCCTCTTGAAGACACGGACATGCGTAGAG ACTTTCTCGAGTTAAACAGGGCTGCCCTTGGCTTGGCCCCCACAGCCTCACCAGTGAAGCAGGGACAGGAGCCACAGCAAGAACAGCAACCCCAACAGCAGGAACAGCAACCACAACAGCAAGAACAGCAGCAGCCCGAACCACACACAAGTCAACCTGTGATGGCAACCGAAACCGTTCCAAAATCTGAACTCCTGCAGCAGCTGATGAGTGAAGCGTTGAAGAAGGTGCTCGCGGAGAACCCAACCCTCGCCTCAACGGTCGACGCCTCAGCCATCCGCATCGGCATCGACCCCATAACTCATGAATCGCCGGAGGGAAGCAAGACCAAGAAGCTTTACCCTCGGCCGCCAGACACGCCAAGCTACAACCCCACGCCCATAAGAGagctgaaaaagagaaagaagtccgTGGATGGTGAGAGCAGCCTTGCGTATAACCCAACGACACTTAGCAGCCTGAGGGAAGccaaagggaatggggaggaggaggacggtgctGTGATGGGTGAATTCTCCTCCTCCGAcagtgaagaagtggaggaaaaacacGATGACTTTGACCTATTGGAGGAGGTTCTTGCCGAGCACTCCATGAACAATAAGgtgaaagttaagaaaaagagggtgaaggaaCTTGGGAAACTCCAGTACAGCTTAAGCAACACAGACAAGAAGACAGTGGATAATAACGTCTTGATCGCTGATGCCAAGAAGCTGACGGACAAGGAGGTGAAGAGGTATGAGGTGTCTCAGCCGGAGAGTGTGAACAAGGTCATAACAGACGGCCCTTACTTCCTCCCCCCGTCGCCTATATTCACCTCCTCCAGCGATGGATTTGAGGCTTTTAACTCGAGAGCATcataccaggaggaggaagaggagaaggaaaaggaggagaaggagagcgtACCGGATAAGCCTGCCCCTCAAACTGAGCCCACAAAAACAAACAGCGAGGCAACGGTTGATAAAAACACAACACCTAAACAAAGCCAAGAGCCCAGTAAGCCAAGTTCTCAGCCCCCCAGCGAGAAGAAGGCACCCAAGGCGACAGGACACACCCATCTCCCTAAGTTACTGCCGACGCTTGATGCCCCAAAACTTGCCAGGCCTAATGTACGGAACTGGATCCCTCTGGTGAGAAACTCCATCCCAGCACCTGATGTCACGAAGAGCAATGATCACCTGGATGAGATACTAAACATGATGGATGGGGACAACACCTCGAACAAGAGAAAGTCGAAGGAAAGTGAAAATCAGACAAGCCAGAAGGACTCGGAAATCGTAAGAccgagaaagaaatataaagtggATCTGAACAAGGAGATCGAGAGCCTGACCAACCCAGCCGTGGACCAGGTGAAGGAAGCAGTGACGCCGGAAAAGGATGCAACCAACCACCAAACGGAGTCAACCAATAGTGTGGACGGGGACGAGAAACAGAGCacgaaggagaaagacgagggtgAGGAGACGCAACCAGAACCAAAGGAGAAAGAAGCCACCAAGAAGACATCCACGAAAGACtcagaggacaaggagaagggaaGCGAGAGTGAGGCAGCGTCAGAATCCGAGAACAGCGACGAGGACTCCCACACCGAGGAGAGCGAGGAGGACTCCAAACACCGACGAGCGagacacaagaagaagaggaagaggagtcgtTCCAGCTCCTCCGATGTGGACTACTCGCGCCACAGGAGGAAGAAGCGCAAGAGGAGCCACAAACGTCACCGCAAGAGGAGCAAGAGGTCAAGGAAGAGGCGGGACAGCACCTCGAGCCTCAGCGACCAAAGCAAGGattcagaggaggagaaggacgaagaggaggaggaggaggaggaggaggaggatgaagtagaCAAGGATgatagtgaagaggaagaggaggatgacgatgacaagaaagacgaggaaaagaaagacgagagcAAGGAAGGCAGCAACAGCGATGATAAAGATAGCAATGATGAGGTCGACCACAAAAAATTAAAGAGACACAGAAGAAAACTAAAACACTACAGGAAGTCAAAACACAAGAAGAGCAGACGCAAGGccaagcggaagaggaggaagagctacAGCAGGAGCAGGAGTTCGAGTGGCAGCAGGGACtccagcagaagcagaagcaggagcagAAGTTCAAGCAAgcataggaagaagaaaggcagaagcAGACATAGGAGCAGAAACGTCAGCGATAGTGAGGAGAGGGACTCGGATCAGGACAGGAGcagaagtagcagtagaagttCGAGCAGAAACAGCAGTAGGGTTCGGAAAGGtggagaaagcaaggaaaaggacTCGAGTTCAAAGCATAAGGAACAAAGTAAATCCAAAGACGAGAaactggaggagggaaagaaaggtggtagagaggagagaaagagcaggGATAGAAGTGCGAGCAAATCACGACAGCATTCTACCGAGGACTCCACCAAGAACCACAGCCAGGAAGATGTCTCAATACCTATGCCTGTGGACCCCTCAAAGATCAAAGTGGAAAAGAATGCCTCAAATACCACCTTGATCCCTGACCTGTCCaaggtgaaggtggagaaggaggaggaatccgCATCGGAGAAATCGAATACTCACGGCAACGCTTCTGTACATAAAAGTAGTGATAAGTCTCATGAGGATAGGAGTAAAGTGTCGGAGAAGATACACGAGAGGCGGCGATCAAGCGCTGAGGAAAAACGCCGTAGGAGGTCGAGTCACGAGAGGAAGGACAGCACGGAGAGTACATCAGACAAGGGAGCTCAGAGACGGCAGAGTTCCGAGTCCAAGACCAGCGACGTCGAGGCCTCACAGCagcgaaagaaaacggaggaacgGAGGCAGAGTATCGACAAACCCAAAGCGACCCCACAGATCAGCTCAGAGCCGTCCGAAATGTCCATGTTTGACCTCGTTCTGGCCAGCACCAAGAAACCAAAGCCGAAGACTCTGATGGAGATCTCCCTATTTGATGCTGCAGCCAACGCGAGTACGAGCGACGGGGAGGAGCTGTCAAATGGCAAGGGTGTGCAGGTTGatcccaagaagaagaaaaaggactcCACCCACAAATCAAGCGTCGACAGCAGTGGCAAAAGCTCACATAACTCCGAGCACAAGTCAAGTAGCAGGACGCACAAAAGCTCAAGATCAGAAAAGGCTCCAGATTCTCACCACAAACCTGAAAAGAGTGAGAGCAAGTCATCACATTCCTCGTCCAAGAGCAAGAGCAGCAGTAGCCACCAcagcaccagcacctccacccccAAGAAGTCaagcagcaccagtagtagtagagagagcaCCAGCAAGCAccacagcacctcctcctcctcctcctcgtccaagcacactgacaccaccaccaccaccagcaagaaCAAGAAAGTCAGTGATCCAAGCAGGAGCGAAAAGGACACCAGTCGACACTCCAGCACGTCAAGCAGGAAgcatagcagcagtagcagtagtaacactAAGCACCAGGACACCAGTaacagcaggaggagaagcagtagcagcagtagcagtaagcACAAGGAAGATAAGAGTGTTGTGTCTGCGCTGGTGAAGACTGGTGCGGGAAGGGAGGCAGCCAAGAAGAGGAAGGTGTTAGCGGAGGATGACTCAGATGATGGAGTTTCTGCCGATGATCACTTCTCTAATcagg TCGCTGCACCATTTAACATGTCGCGCCTTACACTGGCAGGCGACTCTCCGCTGCCAGACCTCTCAGTGCTGGACGAGATCCCGCAGGACGACTGGGAGCAGATGCTGAGCTCGGAAACCATCAACGCCGCCCGGGAG ACTCTTGACTCGGACAGTGATGAGGTGGATCACAATGATGCCGGCATCATGGAGGAGTGCATGAAAATGTTTAATGAGTTCCAGCCCGGCACCAACCCCCTAGAAAACCAGGTCCTCCCCAAGAAG ATCAAAGCCCCAACAGAGGAGAGCAAGGAGCCCACCTCAGCCCTTAGCAAGCAGAGAAAGGCGCGGTCATCCTCCACTGGGAACCTCATCCTCAAGAAGCCCTCAGGTTCACGCCACCAAAGAAACAATCCCATGCAG AAAATGGTGGAGAGGTAccagaagttgaaggaggagctCAAGTTGAAGGAACAGCAGATCAACCACCTTCAAGGAGCGTCGTCGGCTGTCTCCTCCAGTTCCACCAGCAGGACCAGCATagcggcagcctcctcctccacccaccacggCCCCGCATCCCACTCCTCCTCGG GAAAAATCAAGAAACGCATTGCTCACGTGGCCAATGTCAGCTCCCTCCTCATGGCCCAAGGGAAGATCCGGAACCACACCTCCTCCAGCGCCAGGAACAAGATCTCCCCCAAGGTAGCCAGTGCGTCCGGGGTCATTCCAGAGACCACGGCGCACACGGTGGCCAAGGGCGGCAAGAGGGTCGCCCACTTGCCCAAAACG GGCACGTTAGCTCGGCCAATCATCCAGCCTGAGCATGGGAGTCTGGTCCCTCAAAACATCCGCCAGCGCTACCTCAACGCCCTGATAGAAGAGTGCAAGAAATTCTGCTCCGAGAGGGAAGCCTTCAACATT gcggcggcggaggagcgaGTGTGTTACCAGCGAACGCCATCCCGCATGGTGTACCTCAACCTAGTGGTGAATGCCGTCAAGAGGCTCAGGACGCAGAAGCAGGCAGGGGAGGGGGCCCAGGAGCTACTTGACCAGGACCCCCAGT TGGCAGAGAAGATGTGTATAGAAGAACCATCGTCATCGTCCAGCAAGCCCCAATCCTCGCCTTCACCCTCGTCATCCCCATCATCCACCCGGCCCCACCCCATCAACCCCAACCACGTGCGGCTGTCCCACTCCACTGTGCTGTCCTCAGGGGGCTGCAGAGGCTCCTGGAGCATTGAGAAGTCTAAAAAGAGTGCCAGCAGCCTCGATGCAGCTCTGAAAG GTGAAACCTTCTACAAGCACCTGCTGAAGTATGTGCTGACGGAGGAACAGCTGGGGGAGAACGGGTACCCTGGTCCTGACCccgaggagaaggggaaagctATTGTCCAGAAG ATTGACACTCGCAAGAAGATCAGCCCAAGTGCCTTAGAACGCTACTGTGACCGCTGCTCTGTGCTCTACAGTGTAGACAAGTGGGGGTTTCCCAAGAGCAGCGCACCTTGCGTGTTCCACTGGGGGCGGGCGTACAAGAAAAGGAAGTATGGCCTCTTTGAGACCTCTTACTCCTGCTGTGGGGGCGAGCAAGGGTCAGAGGGCTGCAGTCAGGCCACCACACACGTGTCCCAGAACTACAACCCCAAGAACCTGCGCGGCTATGTCAGGACGATCAGCAAGGACATGTCCAGCAGCAACAAGGAACTGTATGccttgg ACTGTGAGATGTGCTACACCACCGAGGGCAACGAACTCACGCGGGTCACTGTCATTGCCTGGGACGGCAACGTTGTGTACGAACAGTTGGTGAAGCCTGACAACCCCATCCTCGACTACAACACCAG GTTTTCAGGGATAACAGAGAGTGACATGGAGGAGGTGACGCTTACCATTCGGGACGTTCAGGCCGCCCTGTTGGCACGATTCTCCGACAAGACCATCCTTATTGGGCACAGCTTGGAGTCTGATCTCCATGCACTCAAG CTGATCCACAACACAGTCGTGGACACGAGTGTGGTGTTCCCACACAAGATGGGAGCCCCTTATAAGCGTGCCCTGAAAAATCTAGCAGCAGAGTACCTCAAGAGAATTATTCAAGATGATG TTTCGGGTCATGACAGTGCGGAGGACGCTATTGCTTGTTTGCACTTGATGCagtggaaggtaaaggaagactTGAAGGGCTTCTCCAAGTAA